Genomic DNA from Brassica rapa cultivar Chiifu-401-42 chromosome A04, CAAS_Brap_v3.01, whole genome shotgun sequence:
tCAGGTTACTGCAGATTCCAGGGGCTTTGATAACTGCGGTTCTTGGAATTCTTCTTGACTTCCCAATGATTTCACTCATAGCATTGTTTAAAAGCCCCTACATGCTGTTTAAAGGGTGGCGCCGTTTGTTTCATGATCTCATTGGACGTGAAGGTCCTTTCTTGGAGACCATGTGTGTCCCTATCGCTGGCCTTGTCATCTTACTCTGGCCTTTAGGTGTTGTTGGAGCTGTTCTAGGATCTGTGGTCTCTAGTGTCTTCCTTGGTGCTTACGCCGGTGTAGTCTCATATCAGGTTTGTTATTATCACAAACTCCTCAGCTTGATTTTGAGACAGAACAGTAAGTCCTTTGTGATTGTTTGTTGTCAGGAatcttccttcttctttggCCTATGCTATGTTGTTGCTTCTGTTTCTATTTACGATGAGTATAGCAATGATGTTCTTGACATGCCTGAAGGTTCTTGCTTTCCCAGGTTTGTTTCTCTTCATTTGCTTAATCAAAATCTCTATATCTATGTTGACTCTAGAAACTTGTTCTTTTGATAATACAGGCCAAAGTATCGAAGAAAGGAAGAGGAAGGTGGTACTAATGGTGGGCTTTCAAGACCAAACTCTTTCAAGACAACTCCTTCAAGAGGAGGAGGATCAAACAGAGCCCCCATGATTGACCTTAAGCCACTTGATGTACTCTACAATCCCTCTAATTGACTGCTTATTCAACATCTTTGCTTATTAAACTTGAAATCATTTTCTTACGGTATTTGcagcttctggaagctctctTTGTGGAATGTAGGCAGCACGGAGAGATTCTAGTAACAAAAGGGATTATAAACTTAAAAGACATAGAGGAAGCAAAGTCTAGCAAAGGCAGTCAAGTGATCAGCATTGGCTTACCCGCTTATTCTCTTCTTCACGAGCTCTTACGCTCTATCAAATCCAACTCCACCGGCTTGTTACTTGGTGACGGTAGGACAGAGATAACAACAAGGAACCGACCAAAAGACACCTTCTTCGATTGGTTTCTGAATCCTTTCCTGATCCTTAAAGACCAGATTGAAGCAGCCAATCTatctgaggaagaagaagactatCTTGGGAAGTTGGTATTGCTGTTTGGAGACTCAGAGAGACTCAAAAGCTCTGAATCTCCTCCTTTGACCGAGATAAGAAAAGCTGAACTTGACGCCTTTGCTCGCAggtaaaatctttaaaaaaattataaataaatattgttttggttttttaaCCATTTCTGTGTGTTTTGGTTTTAAAAGGCTTCAAGGATTGACCAAATCAGTATCAAGATATCCAACGTTCAGAAGGCATTTTGTGGAGCTAGTCAAGAAACTATCAAATGATCTAGACAAGAAACATAACCGGTCTGAAGGCGGCGGTTCAAGACCGGTTAAGAAAACCGTTTCTAGGATTTTCAGCCAGAAATCGTTCAAGAAAAAGACGAGTGACAATAATGGGTCTGATCAAGATTCACCAAACCGTGGCTTTAGAGACGTTGATATTGTGTAATGTAAGTACTAAGTGAACAGAAATTAGATCGAAACGAAACGACAGTTGTTTCTTAGCTTCTGTAATGATACACACTTTATACAGATTCAGTGTATATGAAACTGTTTTCAATGATCTAACAATTTGATATTACAAATGTTGGCTTTTCTTGATCATGTTCCTCAGAAGCAGCAGAATCGTTTCTTCTGCAAAAGAATagcaaaaacgttttttttactttttagtccTTGTCTCATTGAAAAGTAACGGTTGAAGGctaatgtttttatttgtgtAAACTTAGTCCTAAGTTTTGACAATGTGTTAAAAGGAATGTTACCGTAGGTTCGTCTTGTCCTTTGTTATTATCACGGCGTTGGGACGGAGCACGACCACTAGCGTTTGTCTTCTTGTCGTCTCGAGCTTTAGCGAATATAACGGTGAATCCTTCGGCTGATGCTGGATCGTTCACGTCCCATTCTCCAAATTTTGGTAATGGTcgatcttgttgttgttgtctttgttgattattctgattttttttttaaatattcattaataaattattgattttctaatcaattttcaacaaaatcaatacaaaacattacaagaaaatgaaaatttctGAAGACTATGGCGATTTAGATGTTAAAACGTAATTtgtatttgaataaaaaatgtGAAATCGTAAAATAAGAAAGATCTTACCGATGCCATTCAACGATTTGTAAAAGTTTGAGATTTAGGACAAGAGAAGATCTTCAGACAATGTGATTAtcttctgcttttttttttgtttttggtgttCTTTATTGAATGAGCGCTTTGATTacgtttttgtttgtttaatagcgaatttaatcaatgttaagaataaaaattcagaaacaATGAGCGTTTTCTAAGGTTTAAATATAGGGTACGTTGTTTTTATTGTTGCAACTTGAAACTAACAGcagtttaacaaaaaaaaaaaaaaaacttgaaactaACAGCACACGAGAAAACGGCATGTATTGTTTGTCTTTTGTATCGAAACGGGACGTGTTCTCGTTCTTTTACTGATTACCTATGTTAGTCGATAAATTCATCGACTCAGATATTGGCACGTCTCGGATTGTCCTTGCACACTTCCAACGCCAGCACGCGCGTTGCAGAACATATCCGTTAGTCTTTACTGATTAGTCTTAAGCGGTATTCATAAACGATCAGGATTATTTTGCCTTTGTTCAACGGTGGTGATGACGACGTAGACGAAGCTAAGCCTCACTAATAGTTATCATCAATTTTCAA
This window encodes:
- the LOC103864014 gene encoding uncharacterized membrane protein At3g27390 translates to MEPPRGFLSSLWQFILFIPYFTGLLLLGVLKGIVLCPVICIIVAIGNSAIILGLFPVHLFWTLYSISCAKQLGPILKLFLCLCIPPGIILWLVVSIVGSILGGALYGFLSPIFATFDAVGQGKSNPLFHCFYDGTWSTVKGSFTVVCDFRDVCFHSYFSFMDDLRTSSADDRHYYEIRLLQIPGALITAVLGILLDFPMISLIALFKSPYMLFKGWRRLFHDLIGREGPFLETMCVPIAGLVILLWPLGVVGAVLGSVVSSVFLGAYAGVVSYQESSFFFGLCYVVASVSIYDEYSNDVLDMPEGSCFPRPKYRRKEEEGGTNGGLSRPNSFKTTPSRGGGSNRAPMIDLKPLDLLEALFVECRQHGEILVTKGIINLKDIEEAKSSKGSQVISIGLPAYSLLHELLRSIKSNSTGLLLGDGRTEITTRNRPKDTFFDWFLNPFLILKDQIEAANLSEEEEDYLGKLVLLFGDSERLKSSESPPLTEIRKAELDAFARRLQGLTKSVSRYPTFRRHFVELVKKLSNDLDKKHNRSEGGGSRPVKKTVSRIFSQKSFKKKTSDNNGSDQDSPNRGFRDVDIV
- the LOC103864013 gene encoding protein NOI4 — its product is MASNNQQRQQQQDRPLPKFGEWDVNDPASAEGFTVIFAKARDDKKTNASGRAPSQRRDNNKGQDEPTKKRFCCF